The genomic window TCCATGCGCGCGGCCTCGACATATTCGGCAGGCAGCGTCTGCAACGACGCAAGCACCATCAGGAAGGTGAACGGCGCCCACTCCCAGGTGTCGGCGATGACGATAGCCCACAGCGCGAAGTCGACATGCGTCGTCATCGCCGGCAGCGCAATGCCGAGCATCCGCGCGGCCTGGTAGATCGGGCTGATGTCGGGCGTGTAGATCAGTTTCCAGATCACCGCCACGACGATGGGCGGCAGCACCATCGGGATCACGAACAGGTGCCGCAACGACTTCCAGCGGTCTTGTCCCGAGTGCACCAGAAGCGCCAGCCCGGTGCCGAGCAGCACCTGCAACACCACCGTGTAGACCGACAGCCGCGCCTGCACCCAGAGCGAGCCTACGAAGCGCTCGTCGCTGCCGAGCAACTTGTAGTTGCGCAGCGGCTCGGTGAAGTCGGTGAGCGAACCGGGGTTGACCAGCGCCCCCGGCGTCAGGCTGGTGACCAGCAGGAACAGCGTCGGCAAGCCCGCCACGAGCAGCAGGAACAGCAGGCTCGGCGCGATGGCCATCCGCACGAAACTGCGGCGTTGACGTTCATAGGATGCAGCGGCCATCGGCGGTGCGGGCTCAGACTTTCGCGCCAGCGCGGCGCAGGCTGCCGAGTGCGGCCTCTTGCGCCGACTTCATCGACTCGGCTGGAGGCATCTGGCCCGACACCACGCGCTCGACCGCCTTGTTCACCACGTCGCCGATCAGCGGGAATTCCTTCACCGTGCGGTAGGCCATGTAGTTGTGCGTCTTGCTCGGCATGTCGAGCACTTCGAGGTAGAGCTTGCCGATGTCCTGGCCGTTGACCGTATTGATGCGCTTGTATTCGGCGCTCTCGATCACCGAGCGGCGGCAGATCGACGGATGGCCGGTGTCCTTCACGATGCGCGCGGTCAGCTCGGGGCTGAGCGTCCATTTGATGAACTCCCAGGCGGCTTCCTTGTTCTTGGCGTTCTTCGGAATGCCCAGGCCCTGGCTGTTCGATGCGGGAAAGTCCCCTTTAGGCCCGGCCGGCATGCGCATCACGCGGGCCGTGTCCTTCACTTTGCTGTCGGGCGAGGTGAGCATCGCGGTGACCCACGAACTGGAGTGGATGAAGATGTTCGAACGGCCGCTGATGAGTGCGGCGCGGGCCTGGTCTTCGGTGTAGCCGAGCACGCCTTGCGGCCCGTATTTCGACAACAGCGTCGTGTAGAAAGCGGTGGCCTCGATGGACGCCGGCGTGTCGAGCGCCGGCTTGATGTCGGTGGGCGGGTTGACGAACAGATCGCCGCCGTAGCCCTGAATGTAGGGTGGCAAAAACCAGTGATGCAGGTTCGAGCTGACGAAGCCGGTGACCGGCCCGCTGCCGCCGTCCTGCCCATTGACCGCTTCGCACACCTTCATGAGTTCGTCGAAGGTGCGCGGTGCTTCCACGCCGCGCTTTTTCATGAGGTCGGTGCGGCTGATGCCCATCAACATGGCGCCGCCTTCCCATGAATAGCCGAAGGTCTTGCCAGCCTTGTCGAGGTACGGCAGTTGCGCACCCTTGACGAAGTCGTCGGGGTTCCAGCTGGCCGGCGTGAGCTTGCGGTCGTTGCTGAAATCGTCGAGGTTGGCGAGCAGGCCAGCGGCCACCCAGCGCGCCGCCAGGATGAAAGTGACGTTGCAGAAATCCCAGGCGCTGCCACCTGACGACAGCTCCAGGTCGGCCTGCTGGTTGTAGACCGGAAAGGCCGACAACTGCAGGTCGACCGTCATGCCCGTTTGCGCCTCGAACTCGGGAATGTATTTGCGCAGGATGTTGAAGAAGCCGTGCTGGTAAGCAGCGCCGCGCAGCTTCACGCCAGCGAAGGGCTTGGCCTGCGCGAGGGCCGGAAATGCGAGCGTGCTGCCGGCACTCACCGCCACGGTGGCGGCGGCAGCCTTGATCAGGCGGCGACGCTGGGCGTCGATTCGAAGGGGTTCGGTGGTGCGCATGGTGTGTCTCCTAGAGGCTCTGCCGGGGATGGACCGCAGGCAGGCTCGACATGCTCCTTGCCTTTGGCAGTCAGGAATATGACAGACAATTTAAATTCATACCGTCGTGGAAAACCCGGAGATCAGGCGCAATTCGCCTCGTATAACCTCCATCAGCCAAATTATTATGTCTGACCAGAATATCCCCTCAGTGACTTCAGCCAGCCCCGCTGCGCGGCGTGGGCCGCTGGCCGTCACCGAGGCGCTGGCGCGGCGAGTGATGGGCGGCGAGTGGGGTGACGGCACCTCGCTGCCGACCGAAGTCGAGTTGGCCGAACAGTTGGGCGTGGCCCGTACCTCGGTGCGCGAAGCGTTGAGCCGGCTCAAGGCCAAGGGCCTGCTGGTGTCGCGGCAAAAAGCCGGCACCCGCGTGCTGCCGCGCATGCAATGGAACATGCTGGACGAAGACGTGTTGCGCTGGGCCTGGTCGGGCAACGATCGCGTGCAGATGGCGCAACACCTGATGCAGTTGCGGCGCATCGTCGAGCCGGCCGCGTGCGAACTCGCGGCCGCCTCGGCGCCCGATGCCGCCATCGCCGCCATCGAGCGTGCCTACCGTGCGATGGATGCTGCGGGCATGGACCCGGTCGCCTATGCGGGGCCCGACCTGGAGTTCCATCACGCCATCCTGAGCGCCACCGGCAACCCGTTTTTAGTGGCCTTCGGTGCCACCATCGAGGCCGCGCTGCGCACCTCGTTCGAGCTGTCGACGCGGCAACCCGGCGCGCCGCGCAAGAGCCTGCCGCTGCACCGCGCAGTGCTCGACCAGATCTGGGCGCGCAAGCCAGCCGAGGCGCGCAAGGCGATGGAGGAACTGCTCGGACTGACCGAATCCAACATCCAGCGCGGGGTCGCGCAGGCGGCCAATTCGCCCACGGGCTGACACCTTTTTCAACGCAACGCAGCAAAGAAATTCATGGCCGAGATCCAACTCAAATCCATCAGCAAGCGCTTCGGCGACGTCGAGGTGATTCCCGACATCGACCTCACCATGCCCGACGGCCAGGTGACCGTGCTGCTCGGTCCGTCGGGCTGTGGCAAGTCGACCTTGCTGCGCATGATCGCCGGCCTCGAAACGCCGAGCGGCGGCGAGGTGCGCATCGCCGGCCGATTGATGAACGACGTGCCGCCCTCCGACCGCGGCTGTGCGCTGGTGTTCCAGAACTACGCGCTGTACCCGCACAAGACCGTACGGCAGAACCTGGCCTTCCCGCTGCGCATGGCCAAGGTGTCGGCCGCCGAACAGCAGCGCAGCGTCGACGAGATCGCCGGCACGCTCGAACTCACGCCTCTGCTCGACCGCTTTCCGCGCCAGCTCTCGGGCGGCCAGCGGCAGCGTGTGGCCATGGGCCGCGCGATGATCCGCCGGCCCGAGGTTTTTCTGTACGACGAGCCGCTGTCGAACCTCGACCTCGAGCTGCGAGTGCGCCTCCGCCTCGAGATCGCGCGAATGCAGCGAACGTTGAAAGCGACCGCCGTGTACGTGACGCACGACCAGACCGAAGCCATGACGCTGGCCGACCAGATCGTGGTGTTGCGCAAGGGTCGCATCGAGCAGGTCGGCTCGCCGCTGACGCTGTACCGGTCGCCTGCCAACCTGTTCGTCGCCGGCTTCATCGGCACGCCGCGCATCAACCTCTTCAAGGTCCAGCGCTGCGAGCCGGATGCGCGCGGCACTTTCTTGAGGCTGGGCGACGCGACGCAGCAGGTGCCGCTCCATGTCCCGCTTCGGCTGCACGGGGAAGCCACCACGATCGGCTTCAGGGCCGAGCAGGCCCGCATCGGCGAACCAGCGCCCGGCGAGGTCGTGCTGGAACTGCGCGACTGCGAAACGCTGGCCGTCGAGCAGCTCGGCGATCGCGCCTTCTGCTACCTGCGCTCGGCCCTCGGCGAGCTGGTGTTGCTCGCACCGACCGCCAACCCGCAGCTCAGCGGCACGCTGCGCCTTTCGATTGCGCCCGAGTCGTTGCACTTTTTCAGCGCCGACGAGCGCGCGGTGCAAAGCGAGGCGATTCGCGCCGTCGCCTGAGTTCGCCGACCTCGAGCGAACTCGAGCGACCTCGAGGCACTACGTCGGCACGAAGGTCCCGTGCAGGCCCAATGGCAGCGCGTACGGCAAGGTGGCTTGCGCAACCGGTCCATCGGTCAAGGCGTCGGCGGCAAAACAGGAGAGCACCGTCTTTTTCTGCGCATAGTCGAACACCGTGCCCAGCACCCAACCCGGGCCTCGACCGTCCGGCACGAACAGGTGTTCCTCGACCACCGATTCCTTTCCATAGCTGAAGACCTGGGACGATCCTGATTCGACGTTGGTGTTGGCGATCGCGCTCAACATCGGCAGGCCGACAAGCGGATTCGTCGCATGAATCACGTGGCCATGTCGCAGTCCGACCGAGCGTGGATCGATGCGCGGAAACTCGGCTTCTGCTGCGAGGTCGACCTGCGTCGCCTTGCCGCTTCCAAGGTCGAGGCTGGCGACTGTGAGCGTCGGGCTCGAAGCGCGTACCAGCTGGCCGCGCATGACGTCGCGCGTGCTTGCGAAGAGGGTCGACGCATCGGCGGAGCGCGCATAGTCGACATGGACCACGGTGCCGCTTGCGGTCTCTTCTTCCCAGGCATTTCCGAGGTGAAACAGAAAGCCGACTGGCAGCATGAATGTCTGCTGCCGCTTCCAGTCTTTTTTGTCGATGACCAGCGCGCGCATGCCGAGTTCGGGCCGCCACACATGCGAGTCGAGAACGCTGGCGCCGGCCATCCTTCGCTTGACGTCGTACACCAGCGGCGGCAGCAAAAAGACGAGGTGCCTGGCGGTCACTGCGAAGTCGTGAATCATCGGCAGGTCGGCGAGCGGCAGCGCATCGGCACGTCGCAGCACGCCGTCGGGCGCGATCTCGTAAAGCAGCAACAGGCCGCTGTTCGAGCTCAGGCCGAAGTTCCAGACCGTCCCGTCGGGCTCGACCCTCGGATGGGCGGAGAACGGGACGCCCGCAAGATCGGCGCGCCAGGTCTTGATGCCGCGCGTCTCCAATGTTTGCGGATCGAGGCGCGTGGCCGAGCCGCCTTCCCAAAGCGCCAGCAGTTCGCCGCCCACGTGCAGCATGCTGATGTTGGCGACGTTCATGCTGTCGGGAGAGGTCACTTCGTCGGTGCCCTTGAACACGGTGCCGAAGCCCTCCGTCAGCCGCCGCCCGGCGCGCATTTCAGCCGCGCGCTTGGCGGTCGCCACGTAGCGGCCCTGGTGGTGAACCTCGCTGCCGGCGATCACGAAACGATGCGCCATGCCATCGCCGTCGAACCAGTGGTGGTAGCGCTCACCGCCCAGGTCATGGCCGGCCGGGCCGATGCGATAGAGCGTGCCAGCGACGGCATCGGGGAAACGCCCGCGCACCCGGGCGGCGGTCAGCGGCAGGTCGCCCTTCGGCGTAGCGAAGGCCGACTTCCAGGGCATGGTCGAGGCATCGAACTGCGCCTGCCAGGTGTCCGGCGCGTCGAGGGTGTCGGCGCGGGCCGACATCGACGGAAGAAGTTGCAGAAGCGGCGACACACTGCCTGCGGCAAGCAGGCGGCGCAGAAGTTCACGGCGATCCATGGCTCGACTCCGCGCTCAGTGCAGCCGGAAAGCGATGGTGCTGTCGGCATCCACCTTGACCGCAGCCGCGTCGAACGACGGCGGACCCATGCGCCCTTTGGCATCGTTCGAATACCCGTAACGCTCGGTCGGCAATCCCACCAGATTCGTGTCGAGCTTTTCATTGCCGTTCTCGTCGGCGAAAGACTTGATCACATAGCGCCCCGCTGCCAGACCGGCAAAAGCGAACTGCGCCGTGCCGTCCCGCATCGGAACCTTCTGCGACACCAGCGGCTTGTCGGCGGCAAAGGCTTCGGCCGAGTCGAACAGCGCCACGAAGAGCGTGGCCGGAACCGTCGGTCCATCGGTGACCGTGACTTTGAGGTCGGCTGCACTGGCGGCGAACGGGAGCAGCAATGCAAAGATGGTCGCGCTCAGCGGTCGAAAAAGATTCATGTCGAAGCCCCTTGGGAAGTGGAACTCCGACCATCGCGCGAAGTGTTCTCGACGGCCATCGGAATGCGACGAGATGCTGCCGGCTGGCGCGAAGCGTTCGGAGGCTGCGCGGTGAATGCCGATGGCGTCTTGCACCGGCCGATCCGGGAAGCTGAACAAGACGACTTCCACTTCGGCCTCTAGCCGCAGCGTGGGCCACGACGGCACCACGAAAGTATCAGCTCGCACGTTCCAATACCCGTGCCCGTGCCGATTGCATGAACGCCGTATCGGTCGTGGTCACGCCGACGATCTTGGCAAGCTGCCGGCTGACAGTGACATACGCGTGGCCGATGCGACCTTCGAAATACAGCGAATCGCCACGGGCCAGGTGCACTACCTCACCACCCTCGAAGTGCACGTCGATCGCACCCGAGAGCACATAGGCGAACTCTTCGCCGGCATGTCGTGCGAAATCTTCCGGGCCGTTCAGGGTGCGCGAATGGACTGTCCCGACCACCGGGCTCATCTGCTTGCCGACCGCTGTGGTGCCGAGAAACTCATACGCGAAGGACAGGCCGCGGTACACCACGCCCTTGCCGGCCCGCGTGACCACCGGCCCCTCGAGCAAGGCCGGCTCGACACCGTCGCTGGCGAACATGGCGTTCATGTCCATCCGCAGTGCGCGCCCGAGTGCCGCGAAGTTTTCGTAGCCGAGCGCTAGCTGCCCACGCTCGGCACGCGAGATGGTCGTGATCGACACGCCCGACAACGCCGAAAGTTGCGACAGGGTCCAGCCGAACGCTTTGCGAGCCGAGCGCAAACGCTTGCCGAAAGTCTCGCGGTCGAGCGTGGTGGGCTCGACTGCGGGGGCGCTGCGTGAATGTGCTTTCAAGGCTTGCCGTCCTGTCGTTGTCGTTGCCGAATTCTGCCAGCCCAAACAAAAATGTTCATGCGTACGCCGCACCGCGAACTGGCCTGAAATTTGCGTATCCGCAAATTGTGATTTACGCTGCGCCAACTTTCGGTCTTCCTTTGCCCTGCTTCTTCCCGTCAATGCACCACTTGCGCGCAGTCCGCACCATCTTCCAATGAGCGTCACGGCTTCATCACCTTCCGCAGTCCAGGCGGACTTTCTCGTCATCGGTGCGGGCATTGCCGGTGCCTCGGTCGCACACTGGCTCGCACCGCACGGCCGGGTCGTCGTGCTCGAGCGCGAAGACCAGCCCGGCTATCACTCGACCGGCCGCTCTGCCGCGCTCTTCATGGAAAGCTACGGCACGCCACAGGTGCGCACGCTCACGATGGCGAGCCGCGCTTTCTTCGACAACCCGCCACCCGGCTTCACCGACCATCCGCTGCTGACGCCACGCGGCGCCATGATGATCGCGGCGCCGGGCCAAGAGGCGCATCTCGATGAGCACTGGGAGGTGCTGCGCGGCATGAGCAAGGGCGCGCAACGACTCGATACCGCCGCCGCCCTCGCGCTGGTGCCGGTGCTGCGCGCGGAGCAGGTCATCGGCGCCGTCTACGAACCCGACGCGGCCGACATGGACGTGCATGCCATTCACCAGGGTTATCTGCGCGGCATGCGACAAGCCGGCGGCAAGTTGGTTTGCAACGCGCCCGTCGATGCGATGGAGCGTACCGGGCAGGGCTGGCGCGTGCAGGCTGGCGGTGTCACGTATGAAGCGCCCGTCGTGCTCAATGCGGCCGGCGCCTGGGTCGACACCATCGCGAAACTGGCCGGCGTGCAGCCGATCGGCATCGAGCCACGGCGGCGCTCGGCCTTCATCTTCGCGCCGCCCGAGGGCGTCGACGCATCGCGTTGGCCGATGGCTTTCGGCGCGACCGAAGACTGGTACATCAAGCCCGACGCCGGCATGCTGCTCGGTTCGCCGGCCAACGCCGACCCGGTCGAGCCGCAAGACATCCAGCCTGAAGAGTTCGACATCGCGCTGGCGATTCACCGCATCGAAGAGAACACCACGCTCGCGATCCGCAGGCCGACGCGCACCTGGGCCGGGCTGCGCTCCTTCGTGGCCGATGGCGATCTGGTGGGCGGCTTCGACGACGCAGTGCCCGGCTTCTTCTGGGTCGCGGCGCAAGGCGGCTACGGCATTCAGACCTCGCCCGCGATGGGCGAAACCTGCGCGGCACTGGCGCGCGGGCTGCCGGTGCCGGCGCACGCCGCGTCGTTCGGACTCACCGCGGAGATGCTCGGCCCACAGCGGTTGCGCAAGGCCGCAGCCCTTTCACCCACCTCATAAGGAGCCCACCATGCGCGTCTTCAGCGGATCTCTCGCCACCGAAACCAACACCTTCGGACCCATGCCCACGGGCCTCGCATCGTTCAAGGACCGCGGCTACTACGCCGCCGGCAAGCACCCCGATGCGATGACGTTCTTCTCCGGCCCGCTGTGGGCGGCCCGCCTTCGCGGCAAGGAACTCGGCTGGGACCTGGTCGAGGGCATGGTTGCCGGCGCGCAGCCCAGCGGCACCACGACGCGGCACGCCTACGAAACGCTGCGTGAAGAGTTGCTGGCCGACCTTGCCGCCGCATTGCCGGTCGACATGGTGGTGCTCGGCCTGCACGGGGCCATGGTCGCCGACGGCTACGACGA from Variovorax sp. PAMC28562 includes these protein-coding regions:
- a CDS encoding carbohydrate ABC transporter permease; the protein is MAAASYERQRRSFVRMAIAPSLLFLLLVAGLPTLFLLVTSLTPGALVNPGSLTDFTEPLRNYKLLGSDERFVGSLWVQARLSVYTVVLQVLLGTGLALLVHSGQDRWKSLRHLFVIPMVLPPIVVAVIWKLIYTPDISPIYQAARMLGIALPAMTTHVDFALWAIVIADTWEWAPFTFLMVLASLQTLPAEYVEAARMDGADVWRVFGHIVLPYIAPVLLVCTLFRLIDSIKAFPLIFLLTGGGPGSVTEVTNYYAYLVAFNFGELGYSSAITVVLLVATVLISWAAMRVSRNRGIDS
- a CDS encoding ABC transporter substrate-binding protein, which codes for MRTTEPLRIDAQRRRLIKAAAATVAVSAGSTLAFPALAQAKPFAGVKLRGAAYQHGFFNILRKYIPEFEAQTGMTVDLQLSAFPVYNQQADLELSSGGSAWDFCNVTFILAARWVAAGLLANLDDFSNDRKLTPASWNPDDFVKGAQLPYLDKAGKTFGYSWEGGAMLMGISRTDLMKKRGVEAPRTFDELMKVCEAVNGQDGGSGPVTGFVSSNLHHWFLPPYIQGYGGDLFVNPPTDIKPALDTPASIEATAFYTTLLSKYGPQGVLGYTEDQARAALISGRSNIFIHSSSWVTAMLTSPDSKVKDTARVMRMPAGPKGDFPASNSQGLGIPKNAKNKEAAWEFIKWTLSPELTARIVKDTGHPSICRRSVIESAEYKRINTVNGQDIGKLYLEVLDMPSKTHNYMAYRTVKEFPLIGDVVNKAVERVVSGQMPPAESMKSAQEAALGSLRRAGAKV
- a CDS encoding FadR/GntR family transcriptional regulator, with amino-acid sequence MTSASPAARRGPLAVTEALARRVMGGEWGDGTSLPTEVELAEQLGVARTSVREALSRLKAKGLLVSRQKAGTRVLPRMQWNMLDEDVLRWAWSGNDRVQMAQHLMQLRRIVEPAACELAAASAPDAAIAAIERAYRAMDAAGMDPVAYAGPDLEFHHAILSATGNPFLVAFGATIEAALRTSFELSTRQPGAPRKSLPLHRAVLDQIWARKPAEARKAMEELLGLTESNIQRGVAQAANSPTG
- a CDS encoding ABC transporter ATP-binding protein, with the protein product MAEIQLKSISKRFGDVEVIPDIDLTMPDGQVTVLLGPSGCGKSTLLRMIAGLETPSGGEVRIAGRLMNDVPPSDRGCALVFQNYALYPHKTVRQNLAFPLRMAKVSAAEQQRSVDEIAGTLELTPLLDRFPRQLSGGQRQRVAMGRAMIRRPEVFLYDEPLSNLDLELRVRLRLEIARMQRTLKATAVYVTHDQTEAMTLADQIVVLRKGRIEQVGSPLTLYRSPANLFVAGFIGTPRINLFKVQRCEPDARGTFLRLGDATQQVPLHVPLRLHGEATTIGFRAEQARIGEPAPGEVVLELRDCETLAVEQLGDRAFCYLRSALGELVLLAPTANPQLSGTLRLSIAPESLHFFSADERAVQSEAIRAVA
- a CDS encoding carotenoid oxygenase family protein yields the protein MDRRELLRRLLAAGSVSPLLQLLPSMSARADTLDAPDTWQAQFDASTMPWKSAFATPKGDLPLTAARVRGRFPDAVAGTLYRIGPAGHDLGGERYHHWFDGDGMAHRFVIAGSEVHHQGRYVATAKRAAEMRAGRRLTEGFGTVFKGTDEVTSPDSMNVANISMLHVGGELLALWEGGSATRLDPQTLETRGIKTWRADLAGVPFSAHPRVEPDGTVWNFGLSSNSGLLLLYEIAPDGVLRRADALPLADLPMIHDFAVTARHLVFLLPPLVYDVKRRMAGASVLDSHVWRPELGMRALVIDKKDWKRQQTFMLPVGFLFHLGNAWEEETASGTVVHVDYARSADASTLFASTRDVMRGQLVRASSPTLTVASLDLGSGKATQVDLAAEAEFPRIDPRSVGLRHGHVIHATNPLVGLPMLSAIANTNVESGSSQVFSYGKESVVEEHLFVPDGRGPGWVLGTVFDYAQKKTVLSCFAADALTDGPVAQATLPYALPLGLHGTFVPT
- a CDS encoding DUF2141 domain-containing protein, producing MRADTFVVPSWPTLRLEAEVEVVLFSFPDRPVQDAIGIHRAASERFAPAGSISSHSDGRREHFARWSEFHFPRGFDMNLFRPLSATIFALLLPFAASAADLKVTVTDGPTVPATLFVALFDSAEAFAADKPLVSQKVPMRDGTAQFAFAGLAAGRYVIKSFADENGNEKLDTNLVGLPTERYGYSNDAKGRMGPPSFDAAAVKVDADSTIAFRLH
- a CDS encoding helix-turn-helix domain-containing protein translates to MKAHSRSAPAVEPTTLDRETFGKRLRSARKAFGWTLSQLSALSGVSITTISRAERGQLALGYENFAALGRALRMDMNAMFASDGVEPALLEGPVVTRAGKGVVYRGLSFAYEFLGTTAVGKQMSPVVGTVHSRTLNGPEDFARHAGEEFAYVLSGAIDVHFEGGEVVHLARGDSLYFEGRIGHAYVTVSRQLAKIVGVTTTDTAFMQSARARVLERAS
- a CDS encoding NAD(P)/FAD-dependent oxidoreductase, with product MSVTASSPSAVQADFLVIGAGIAGASVAHWLAPHGRVVVLEREDQPGYHSTGRSAALFMESYGTPQVRTLTMASRAFFDNPPPGFTDHPLLTPRGAMMIAAPGQEAHLDEHWEVLRGMSKGAQRLDTAAALALVPVLRAEQVIGAVYEPDAADMDVHAIHQGYLRGMRQAGGKLVCNAPVDAMERTGQGWRVQAGGVTYEAPVVLNAAGAWVDTIAKLAGVQPIGIEPRRRSAFIFAPPEGVDASRWPMAFGATEDWYIKPDAGMLLGSPANADPVEPQDIQPEEFDIALAIHRIEENTTLAIRRPTRTWAGLRSFVADGDLVGGFDDAVPGFFWVAAQGGYGIQTSPAMGETCAALARGLPVPAHAASFGLTAEMLGPQRLRKAAALSPTS